The Christiangramia flava JLT2011 genome has a segment encoding these proteins:
- a CDS encoding PAS domain-containing sensor histidine kinase, giving the protein MNESLQQNKDIFNILFEAASEGIIVVNSSQKVVATNTAAAKMFGYEKTELLGKDLDVLVPKKYHHSHHRHVDHFIENSEKRQMGHGRELYGVKKDGSLFPVEAGLNPFEIEGEKFVMSLVIDISIRLETQRQIKELNTQLEEKIRIRTSELSESVEKLKTANLDLESEVKRRMEAERKIKDALQKEKELSDLKTKFLSLVSHEFKTPLSGILSSATLIGKYQKEEQQEKREKHLLTIRNKVHYLNNILNDFLSIERLDSGKGQYKFIEFSLKRLINEVVYNANITLKDGQELLYPKEQQDLLLYQDEKIVELILSNLLSNAVKYSPENTTIEFRVNVQGDRILFEVEDQGRGIPQKDQKHIFERYFRAENALLDQGTGIGLNIAKAHLENLGGSISFKSIEHKGTTFRVELPVKKV; this is encoded by the coding sequence TTGAACGAAAGTCTCCAGCAGAACAAAGACATTTTCAACATCCTGTTCGAAGCGGCTTCTGAAGGGATCATCGTGGTCAATTCCAGTCAAAAGGTAGTGGCCACCAACACCGCGGCAGCAAAGATGTTCGGCTATGAAAAAACCGAATTGCTGGGCAAGGATCTCGACGTGCTGGTACCTAAGAAATACCACCATTCCCACCATCGCCACGTAGATCATTTTATTGAGAACAGTGAGAAACGGCAAATGGGCCACGGCCGGGAATTGTACGGCGTAAAAAAAGACGGTTCGCTGTTCCCGGTGGAAGCAGGACTGAACCCTTTTGAAATAGAGGGCGAGAAATTCGTGATGTCGCTGGTGATCGATATCAGCATCAGGCTGGAAACGCAGCGGCAAATCAAGGAACTCAATACCCAGCTGGAAGAGAAGATCAGGATCCGGACTTCAGAGCTCAGTGAAAGCGTGGAGAAGCTGAAAACTGCCAATCTGGACCTGGAAAGCGAAGTCAAACGCCGGATGGAAGCGGAACGAAAGATCAAGGACGCCCTTCAGAAGGAAAAGGAACTCAGTGATCTCAAAACCAAATTTCTTTCGCTGGTATCGCATGAATTCAAGACTCCGCTTAGCGGCATCCTGAGTTCTGCTACGCTTATCGGGAAATATCAAAAAGAAGAACAACAGGAAAAAAGGGAGAAACACCTGCTGACCATCAGGAACAAAGTGCATTACCTGAACAATATCCTGAACGATTTTCTTTCCATCGAACGACTGGATAGCGGGAAAGGCCAGTATAAATTCATCGAATTCAGCCTGAAAAGACTGATCAATGAAGTGGTGTACAACGCCAATATCACGCTCAAAGACGGCCAGGAACTGCTTTATCCAAAGGAGCAGCAGGACCTGTTGCTCTACCAGGACGAGAAGATCGTCGAGCTGATTCTTTCCAACCTGTTGAGCAATGCCGTAAAATATTCCCCGGAAAATACCACGATCGAATTTCGGGTGAACGTACAGGGTGACCGCATCCTTTTTGAAGTGGAAGACCAGGGAAGAGGAATTCCGCAGAAAGATCAAAAACACATTTTTGAACGCTATTTTCGGGCAGAGAACGCCCTGCTTGACCAGGGAACCGGGATTGGGCTGAACATTGCCAAGGCGCACCTGGAAAATCTCGGCGGAAGCATCAGTTTTAAGAGTATTGAACATAAGGGAACGACCTTCCGGGTAGAATTACCGGTAAAAAAAGTTTAA
- a CDS encoding YceI family protein, with protein MKKLLPIFAIFIHMLLLAQTEVESTALRLLPQSKLMITGSTNVNTFHCVFDTEKISGQREILYTVKDQCILLDDLDIRLRAAAFDCGNRRMNEDFCDLLQSDRFPEIRISILKIQPISEQYCRAFVKICLAGEQQQYDLPVLISDSHYQGKLRLNIRDFGLEPPKKALGLIEVDEEIEISFDLQVDHSI; from the coding sequence ATGAAAAAGCTGCTGCCCATTTTCGCTATTTTCATCCATATGCTCCTCCTTGCCCAGACCGAAGTGGAATCCACCGCTCTTCGGTTACTGCCTCAAAGCAAACTGATGATCACCGGCAGTACCAATGTGAACACATTTCATTGCGTTTTTGACACCGAAAAGATCAGCGGCCAGCGGGAAATCCTGTATACGGTAAAAGATCAGTGCATTTTGCTGGACGACCTGGATATTCGCCTGAGGGCTGCCGCTTTTGACTGCGGAAACCGGCGTATGAACGAGGATTTTTGTGACCTGCTGCAGTCTGATCGCTTTCCAGAGATACGCATCAGTATCCTTAAAATTCAGCCAATTTCTGAACAATATTGCAGAGCTTTTGTAAAGATCTGCCTGGCGGGTGAACAGCAACAATACGATTTGCCGGTGCTGATCAGCGATTCTCATTATCAGGGGAAACTTCGGCTGAACATTAGAGATTTTGGCCTGGAGCCGCCTAAAAAAGCGCTGGGCCTGATCGAGGTAGACGAGGAGATCGAGATCAGTTTTGACCTTCAGGTTGATCATTCCATATAA
- a CDS encoding universal stress protein, translated as MKRILVPVDFSDYSEYALQVAAEIAHLENAEIVVVHMLGLSDAVFTKSETEEVFDVLHYMELTHKKFESFLKKEYLEGIEVHVTVRNYRKFHELNEVAAEWQADLIVMGSHGLSGIGDVFVGSNTEKVIRSSEVPVLVVKKREKDFQIRQAVFVTDFNEESVQPYKDIRRFLKLFGCEPRLLHVNLPEKFSSTSEILAKSSRFIQNAEVDNPEIFDMVDLISDYTLESGIFNYTAERDVDLLIVPTHGRKGLAHFFYGSAGESIANHSTVPVMTMKIPN; from the coding sequence ATGAAAAGAATACTTGTACCCGTCGATTTTTCTGATTATTCAGAATATGCATTACAGGTGGCTGCCGAGATCGCGCACCTCGAAAATGCTGAAATTGTGGTAGTTCATATGCTCGGGCTCTCCGATGCGGTTTTCACCAAATCTGAAACCGAAGAAGTCTTTGATGTGCTTCATTACATGGAACTTACACATAAGAAATTTGAAAGCTTCCTGAAAAAGGAGTATCTGGAAGGCATTGAAGTGCACGTGACCGTGCGCAATTACCGAAAATTCCACGAACTGAACGAGGTGGCAGCCGAGTGGCAGGCAGACCTTATTGTCATGGGCTCACACGGACTTTCCGGGATAGGTGATGTGTTCGTAGGCTCTAATACCGAAAAGGTGATCCGCAGTTCCGAAGTTCCGGTGCTGGTAGTCAAAAAAAGAGAAAAAGATTTCCAGATTCGCCAGGCAGTTTTCGTGACCGATTTCAACGAGGAATCTGTTCAGCCTTATAAAGACATTCGCCGCTTCCTGAAATTGTTTGGCTGCGAACCCAGGCTGTTGCATGTGAATTTGCCGGAGAAATTTTCCAGTACCTCAGAGATCCTGGCCAAATCTTCGCGTTTCATTCAAAATGCTGAAGTAGACAATCCGGAGATATTTGATATGGTGGATCTCATTAGCGATTACACCCTGGAGAGCGGTATCTTCAATTATACTGCTGAACGGGATGTGGACCTTTTGATCGTTCCCACTCACGGTCGTAAAGGGCTGGCTCATTTCTTCTACGGAAGCGCGGGAGAAAGCATTGCCAATCATTCCACAGTTCCGGTGATGACCATGAAAATTCCGAATTAA
- a CDS encoding response regulator: MKHLLLIEDDVTVRENTAELLELSDYEVTTASNGKLGISRAVEVLPDLIICDIMMPETDGYGVLEALSQNPKTANIPFIFLSAKTEHKDIRKGMDLGADDYLTKPFEEEDLLSAIESRLAKVAILRSFDQRTEKAEPGSSLNDLDDLRETFRDQALLDYKKGEAVYEKGKQSNYFYLVKKGVVKAHRMDNQGKELITELYKTDDFFGNPVKNSQSAYEDYATAMEETQLYAVSREEFHRILSQNPRITLQLIEVLNKNLSELKQQLMDMAYGSVRKKTANTILLFAERIEKHPLKSIRISRADLAGVAGMAPESLIRTLSDFKKEGLIEIEGRNIKIVNADALKKIS; encoded by the coding sequence ATGAAACACCTCCTACTTATAGAAGACGACGTCACGGTTCGTGAAAACACCGCAGAATTACTGGAACTTTCAGATTATGAAGTGACCACTGCCTCCAACGGGAAACTTGGCATTTCCAGGGCGGTTGAAGTGCTGCCAGACCTGATCATCTGTGACATCATGATGCCGGAAACCGATGGCTACGGCGTGCTGGAAGCATTAAGCCAGAACCCGAAAACAGCCAATATCCCTTTCATTTTTCTCTCAGCAAAGACCGAGCATAAAGACATTCGCAAAGGGATGGACCTCGGGGCAGACGATTACCTTACCAAGCCATTTGAAGAGGAAGATCTGCTGAGCGCCATTGAAAGCAGGCTGGCGAAAGTGGCCATTTTGCGATCTTTTGATCAGCGTACGGAAAAGGCAGAACCGGGTTCTTCGCTGAACGATCTCGATGACCTTCGGGAAACCTTCCGGGACCAGGCATTGCTCGATTATAAAAAAGGAGAAGCAGTCTACGAAAAAGGCAAACAGTCCAATTACTTCTACCTTGTCAAAAAAGGCGTGGTAAAGGCACATCGAATGGACAACCAGGGCAAGGAGCTCATCACCGAACTGTATAAGACCGATGATTTTTTCGGCAACCCGGTAAAGAATAGTCAGAGCGCCTACGAAGATTATGCTACTGCGATGGAGGAGACGCAATTGTATGCCGTTTCCCGCGAAGAATTTCACCGCATCCTTTCTCAAAACCCCAGAATCACGCTTCAGCTCATCGAAGTGCTCAACAAGAACCTCTCCGAACTCAAACAGCAGTTGATGGATATGGCCTACGGATCTGTTCGGAAGAAAACGGCCAATACCATTCTCCTGTTTGCGGAGCGCATTGAAAAACATCCGCTGAAAAGCATCCGGATTTCCCGCGCAGATCTCGCCGGTGTTGCAGGAATGGCCCCGGAAAGCCTCATTAGGACGCTGTCAGATTTTAAAAAAGAAGGGCTTATCGAGATCGAAGGAAGGAACATCAAGATTGTGAATGCCGACGCCCTGAAAAAGATCAGCTAA
- a CDS encoding thioredoxin family protein gives MKALLEKSLQKAINYREYRQLVERLILTTSTTGEWTQNRVNATRLNYTRMKRMEHLVDITPEKKSIFQEVEDRQYWLLFAESFCDDAAQTLPVLKKLAGLSENIELKILIMNENRDLMKRLGKDQKTILQLLITDEALNVLAQWGPRSRMATQMVNEYQKLHGRVDNEIKKQLQVFYNQDLGKQIIAEIAAIEVQIEGEMALHH, from the coding sequence ATGAAGGCCTTGCTGGAAAAAAGCCTGCAAAAGGCAATAAATTACAGAGAATACCGGCAGCTGGTGGAGCGACTTATTCTTACCACCAGCACCACCGGTGAATGGACCCAAAACCGGGTAAATGCGACCCGCCTGAATTATACCAGGATGAAACGCATGGAACACCTGGTAGACATAACACCTGAAAAAAAGAGTATTTTTCAGGAAGTGGAAGACCGGCAATACTGGTTACTCTTCGCAGAATCCTTTTGTGATGACGCGGCGCAAACCCTGCCGGTACTCAAAAAGCTCGCTGGGCTTTCTGAAAATATTGAGCTGAAGATCCTGATCATGAATGAAAACCGGGATTTGATGAAGCGTTTAGGGAAGGATCAAAAAACCATTCTCCAGCTGCTGATCACCGATGAAGCCCTGAACGTCCTCGCCCAATGGGGGCCAAGGTCCAGAATGGCTACGCAAATGGTGAATGAGTACCAAAAGCTGCATGGTAGGGTAGACAACGAGATTAAAAAGCAGCTGCAGGTATTTTATAATCAGGATCTGGGAAAACAGATCATCGCTGAAATTGCAGCAATCGAGGTACAGATCGAGGGAGAAATGGCCCTTCACCATTAA
- a CDS encoding universal stress protein, protein MNVLILTDFSEVSSNAARYAVDFLQDTEANFYFLNIQDFDFKRSSLKNLDRKLIEILHKLEQSAAELKAYSTSPRHHFNTILSSENLISAVRKALTEKKIDLIFIGAISHKVHHHPILGDHAYEVVRKIRCNILAIPANCTYRFPEKVLLPIDYSVQQEEEIPTIISQNSFLHRSDFTVLKLKENQRSLVLISNPQQTETSLVEENQGDFSEEWFGEIQQDYDLIFIIGKNLSICDRFLHYKHGITANIDLHLPIFVFHNPR, encoded by the coding sequence ATGAACGTACTTATTTTAACCGATTTCTCGGAAGTTTCGTCCAACGCGGCCCGTTATGCGGTAGACTTCCTCCAGGATACTGAAGCGAATTTCTATTTTCTCAATATCCAGGATTTCGATTTTAAGCGTTCCTCGCTGAAGAACCTTGACCGGAAACTCATCGAGATCCTTCATAAACTGGAACAAAGTGCCGCCGAACTGAAGGCTTACAGCACCAGTCCCAGACATCATTTCAACACCATCCTTTCTTCGGAAAACCTTATCAGCGCGGTTCGCAAAGCGCTTACGGAAAAGAAGATCGACCTGATCTTCATTGGCGCAATTAGCCATAAAGTGCACCACCATCCCATTTTGGGCGACCATGCTTATGAGGTTGTTCGAAAAATCCGGTGTAATATTTTGGCCATACCCGCCAATTGTACCTATCGTTTTCCTGAAAAAGTCCTGCTACCCATAGATTATTCGGTGCAACAGGAAGAAGAAATTCCTACTATCATTTCCCAGAACAGTTTTCTGCACCGCAGTGATTTCACGGTCTTGAAATTAAAGGAAAACCAGCGCAGCCTGGTGCTCATTAGCAATCCGCAGCAAACTGAAACCAGCTTGGTGGAAGAAAACCAGGGTGATTTCAGCGAGGAATGGTTCGGCGAGATCCAGCAGGATTATGACCTGATCTTCATCATTGGGAAAAACCTGAGTATTTGTGACCGTTTCTTACATTATAAACACGGCATTACGGCCAATATTGACCTGCATCTGCCCATTTTTGTCTTCCACAACCCACGGTAA
- a CDS encoding acetyl-CoA hydrolase/transferase family protein, giving the protein MKELKMVTAPEAVSGVQSGQRVFFQGAAMTPNALIDALCERYQELENVELIQIHTEGNALYTQEPYNASFKTNSCFVGGNVRKAVNSNFGAYIPIFLSEIHVLFRRNILPLDYAFIQVSPPDKHGYCSLGVSVDITLPAIQNAKKVIAQVNPQVPRTHGDGIIHISQIDAAVQIDHPIHIHNLSEPTEVEKKIGWHVAGLIEDGATLQMGIGGIPNVVLSNLTNHKRLGIHTEMFSDGVLPLIEKGVITGEEKQVKTGKLVTCFAVGSSKLYDFIDDNPLVHFKEAAYTNDTAIIRKNPKVTAINSAIEIDLTGQVCADTIGKMQFSGVGGQMDFIRGAALSDGGKPIIAMPALTNKGVSKIVPYLKEGAGVTTTRAHVHYVATEYGVVDLFGKNLKQRAEALISIAHPDFREQLSRQAYERLNA; this is encoded by the coding sequence ATGAAAGAACTAAAAATGGTAACAGCTCCTGAAGCGGTTTCGGGAGTACAGTCGGGCCAGCGCGTATTCTTCCAGGGTGCCGCCATGACGCCCAATGCGTTAATAGATGCGCTTTGCGAGAGATACCAGGAACTGGAGAACGTGGAACTCATCCAGATCCATACTGAAGGAAATGCGCTGTATACGCAGGAACCTTATAACGCTTCCTTTAAAACGAACAGCTGTTTTGTGGGCGGTAATGTTCGCAAGGCCGTCAACTCCAATTTCGGTGCTTATATTCCCATATTCCTGAGTGAGATCCATGTGCTTTTCCGAAGAAATATCCTTCCGCTGGATTATGCGTTCATACAGGTGTCGCCGCCAGATAAACACGGGTATTGCTCGCTTGGAGTTTCCGTGGATATTACGCTTCCGGCAATCCAGAATGCGAAAAAAGTGATCGCACAGGTAAATCCACAGGTGCCGAGAACGCATGGTGACGGGATCATCCACATCAGCCAAATCGATGCGGCGGTGCAGATAGATCATCCTATCCATATTCATAACCTGTCGGAACCTACAGAGGTCGAGAAGAAGATCGGCTGGCATGTAGCCGGGCTGATCGAAGACGGTGCCACGCTGCAAATGGGCATTGGCGGAATCCCGAACGTCGTCCTGAGCAATCTTACCAATCATAAGAGGCTTGGGATTCATACGGAAATGTTTTCTGATGGGGTTCTTCCGCTCATAGAAAAAGGCGTGATCACCGGCGAGGAAAAACAGGTGAAAACCGGGAAACTGGTGACCTGTTTTGCAGTGGGATCGTCCAAATTGTACGATTTTATAGATGATAACCCGCTGGTGCATTTCAAGGAAGCGGCCTATACCAATGATACGGCGATCATCCGCAAGAACCCGAAAGTGACCGCGATCAATTCAGCGATAGAAATTGACCTTACCGGGCAGGTTTGTGCCGATACGATTGGGAAAATGCAGTTTTCAGGTGTGGGCGGCCAGATGGATTTTATTCGCGGTGCTGCGCTTTCAGATGGCGGAAAACCTATTATCGCCATGCCTGCGCTCACCAATAAAGGCGTTTCCAAGATCGTTCCGTACCTCAAGGAAGGAGCCGGTGTGACCACTACCAGGGCCCACGTGCATTACGTCGCGACCGAGTATGGCGTGGTGGATCTCTTCGGAAAAAACCTGAAACAGCGGGCAGAAGCACTTATTTCGATTGCCCACCCAGATTTCCGCGAGCAGCTTTCCAGGCAGGCCTATGAGCGATTAAATGCCTGA